From Arachis stenosperma cultivar V10309 chromosome 2, arast.V10309.gnm1.PFL2, whole genome shotgun sequence, one genomic window encodes:
- the LOC130962627 gene encoding uncharacterized protein LOC130962627 codes for MDDNNGEAKRMEEGLNGSIVIDHDEKDKTVISHEKDQGAMKQKTKRIATLDAFRGFTIVVMILVDDAGGAYPEIDHSPWNGCTLADFVMPFFLFIVGVAIALAFKRVPKVKYAVKKIFIRTLKLLFWGILLQGGYSHAPDDLSYGVDMKFIRWCGILQMLMQL; via the exons ATGGATGATAATAATGGAGAAGCAAAGAGAATGGAAGAAGGTTTGAATGGCTCTATTGTTATTGATCATGATGAAAAGGACAAAACGGTCATTTCTCATGAGAAAGATCAAGGAGCAATGAAACAGAAAACAAAGAGAATCGCAACACTTGATGCATTTAGAGGTTTCACTATCGTG GTGATGATATTGGTTGATGATGCTGGGGGGGCTTATCCAGAAATTGATCACTCTCCTTGGAATGGATGCACATTGGCTGATTTTGTTAtgcctttctttcttttcattgTTGGAGTTGCCATAGCTCTTGCATTCAAG AGAGTCCCTAAGGTTAAATATGCTGTGAAGAAGATATTCATTAGAACATTGAAACTTCTCTTCTGGGGTATACTTTTGCAAG GTGGATACTCTCATGCCCCTGATGACCTTTCATATGGGGTTGACATGAAATTTATTAGATGGTGTGGCATTCTTCAG ATGTTAATGCAATTATGa
- the LOC130962628 gene encoding uncharacterized protein LOC130962628, producing the protein MEFIVNTMNQEIQKLEQELERCNHCHQLRAKIQSIKKAMEAMKVPQQATLPAPIPMLATPSEFSQLSVVDQPQNPKPIFSEKIPENKTLAEIVKKSTQDKKYYVIYNGPMKGVYDDWAKAAPFTHQPKTIHKGGFLTIEEAKESLREYEVLHPEQILKRAEKAPVQIQRTAQTQRTGLMKNIPTRAEINDKKRVCRSNCRENLNLVLNWTLDKRAILGYYPINKEQLTKLVIFPEASPSDTYQFFQYGLIDTILIFDNLNIIKEFPAGFIDAVKKFKNMIDAREPRDISLKFTSSQPIFNEEGECLIPAFQVIFMSVFPGDFQPIEQVQDLSIYSDEGRLASTLARVFERAQKINKESRTRINYKSRNTLIVSSKKNQIESREMRLLVDFESAFYNFSGLLEKLSDGIRRNLCHLLKDKEDHRCQLCASEMSEESNNAEDPTHMGKEEDETSESSINIIVE; encoded by the coding sequence atggagttcatTGTCAACACAATGAATCAAGAAATCCAGAAGCTTGAACAAGAGCTTGAAAGGTGCAATCATTGCCACCAGCTAAGAGCTAAAATTCAATCTATCAAGAAGGCCATGGAAGCCATGAAAGTTCCCCAGCAAGCAACATTACCTGCTCCAATACCAATGCTCGCAacaccatcagagttcagccagctaagcgtggtggaccAGCCACAAAACCCAAAACCAATTTTTTCTGAAAAAATCCCTGAAAATAAAACTCTGGCAGAAATAGTTAAAAAATCAACTcaggataaaaaatattatgtcatATATAATGGCCCAATGAAAGGAGTTTACGATGATTGGGCTAAAGCAGCCCCATTCACCCATCAGCCCAAAACTATTCACAAAGGAGGATTCTTGACAATAGAAGAGGCAAAAGAATCCCTCAGAGAATATGAAGTGCTCCATCCAGAGCAAATTCTAAAAAGAGCAGAAAAAGCTCCAGTACAAATCCAAAGAACAGCCCAAACCCAAAGGACTGGACTAATGAAAAATATTCCCACAAGAGCCGaaataaatgacaaaaaaagggtctgtagatcaaacTGTAGAGAAAACTTAAATCTGGTTCTAAATTGGACTCTAGACAAAAGAGCAATATTGGGATATTATCCCATTaacaaagaacagctaacaaagctggtaaTCTTCCCAGAGGCTTCACCCTCTGATACATATCAGTTTTTCCAATacggattaattgatacaatccTAATTTTTGACAATTTAAATATCATTAAAGAATTTCCTGCAGGTTTTATAGATGCAgtgaaaaaattcaaaaatatgatTGATGCAAGAGAACCAAgagatatatccctaaaatttacaagTAGTCAGCCAATCttcaatgaagaaggagaatgtTTGATCCCAGCATTTCAAGTAATTTTCATGTCAGTCTTCCCAGGAGATTTTCAACCAATAGAACAAGTTCAAGATCTATCAATTTATAGTGACGAAGGAAGATTGGCCAGTACATTGGCAAGAGTCTTCGAGAGAgcccaaaaaataaacaaagaatCCAGAACAAGAATAAACTACAAAAGCAGAAACACTCTAATTGTTTCTAGTAAGAaaaaccaaattgaatcaagagAGATGAGACTTCTAGTGGATTTTGAATCAGCATTTTACAACTTTTCTGGATTACTGGAAAAACTTTCTGACGGGATAAGGAGGAATCTATGCCATTTACTAAAAGACAAAGAAGACCATAGGTGCCAGCTGTGCGCCTCAGAAATGTCTGAAGAAAGCAACAATGCTGAAGACCCCACCCACATGGGAAAAGAAGAGGATGAGACATCTGAGTCATCCATCAACATTATTGTTGAATGA
- the LOC130961163 gene encoding 60S ribosomal protein L7-2-like, whose translation MAEMGEEVKVIVLESLLKKQKREEEWALKKKEEFNAAKKKRAESRKLIYNRTKQYAKEYQEQEKELIQLKREAKLKGGFYIDPEAKLLFIIRIRGINAMDPKSRKILQLLRLRQIFNGVFLKVNKAKMNMLHRVEPYVTYGYPNLKSVKELIYKRDFGKLNKQRIALTDNSIIEKALGEHGIIGIEDLIHEIITVGPHFKEANNFLWPFKLKAPLGGLKKKRNHYVEGGDAENRENYINELIRRMN comes from the exons aTGGCAGAAATGGGTGAAGAGGTGAAAGTAATTGTTCTCGAGTCTCTGCTTAAAAAGCAGAAGAGGGAGGAGGAATGGGCCttgaagaaaaaggaggagTTTAATGCTGCAAAGAAGAAGAGAGCAGAAAGCCGCAAGCTCATTTACAACAGGACAAAGCAATATGCAAAGGAATACCAGGAGCAG GAAAAGGAGCTGATCCAATTGAAGCGGGAAGCAAAGCTGAAAGGTGGATTCTATATTGATCCAGAGGCTAAGCTCCTGTTTATCATCCGCATTCGTGG TATCAATGCCATGGATCCCAAGTCAAGAAAGATCTTGCAGTTGTTGAGGTTGAGACAG ATCTTCAATGGCGTGTTCCTGAAAGTCAACAAGGCCAAAATGAACATGCTTCACCGGGTTGAGCCATATGTGACCTATGG ATACCCAAATCTAAAGAGTGTAAAAGAGCTTATTTACAAGAGGGACTTTGGTAAGTTGAACAAGCAGAGAATTGCCCTAACCGACAACTCTATCATTGAGAAG GCACTGGGCGAACATGGAATCATCGGCATTGAAGATCTTATCCATGAGATCATAACAGTTGGACCACATTTCAAGGAAGCAAACAACTTCCTTTGGCCATTTAAGCTCAAGGCTCCATTGGGtggcttgaagaagaagaggaaccACTATGTTGAAGGAGGAGATGCCGAAAACAGGGAGAACTACATCAATGAGCTTATTAGGAGAATGAATTAG